The following are from one region of the Rhodopirellula sp. P2 genome:
- a CDS encoding alpha/beta hydrolase: MKRTHRSWLFIVVCFLALQKTAAAQDANSVVAHRDLVYAEVPGEENETRTLQLDLFVPAMSEKPALVVWIHGGGWRNGSRGNPKLMEATENGYALASLSYRFSKEAIFPAQVHDCKAAIRWLRANAKQYGYDADWIAVAGSSAGGHLALLLGTSGDVAELEGEVGGNLEQSSRVQAVIDYFGPSDFVLRGKTQPERAYTDRSGSYALLGGKDGTVPEQMERLASPATYVSTDDPPLLIFHGTADKTVLLDQSERMVELYEALGLEVELIQHEGAGHGGKRFFARDSLQKAIVFLNDHRPD; encoded by the coding sequence ATGAAGCGCACTCATCGTTCATGGTTGTTCATTGTCGTGTGTTTCTTGGCGTTGCAGAAGACCGCCGCTGCTCAGGATGCGAACTCGGTGGTGGCGCATCGAGACCTGGTCTACGCAGAGGTGCCAGGCGAAGAGAATGAAACTCGAACGCTCCAGTTGGATCTGTTTGTGCCGGCGATGTCAGAGAAGCCTGCCTTGGTGGTCTGGATTCATGGCGGTGGGTGGCGAAACGGTTCGCGGGGCAATCCCAAGTTGATGGAAGCGACCGAGAACGGGTACGCACTGGCCAGTCTGAGTTACCGCTTCTCGAAAGAGGCGATTTTCCCGGCTCAGGTTCACGACTGCAAAGCGGCGATTCGATGGTTGCGAGCGAATGCGAAACAGTACGGTTACGACGCGGATTGGATCGCGGTCGCGGGAAGTTCCGCTGGCGGGCACCTGGCGTTGTTGCTGGGCACGTCCGGCGATGTGGCTGAGTTGGAAGGTGAAGTGGGCGGAAACCTCGAGCAGTCCTCTCGCGTGCAGGCCGTGATCGATTACTTTGGCCCATCGGATTTTGTTTTGCGAGGGAAGACGCAACCGGAGCGAGCGTACACCGATCGCTCCGGCAGCTACGCCTTGCTGGGTGGCAAAGACGGGACGGTTCCCGAGCAGATGGAACGATTGGCCAGTCCGGCGACCTATGTGTCCACCGATGATCCACCACTGTTGATCTTTCATGGGACCGCCGACAAGACGGTGTTGTTGGATCAAAGCGAGCGGATGGTCGAATTGTACGAGGCCCTCGGTCTCGAAGTGGAGCTGATTCAGCACGAGGGTGCCGGCCACGGCGGCAAGCGATTCTTTGCCCGGGATTCACTGCAGAAGGCGATCGTTTTTTTGAACGACCATCGACCGGATTGA
- a CDS encoding phytanoyl-CoA dioxygenase family protein, with product MNETGSPSDAAFAIIPDRESIETVPREIRFFPTENASPQLLSPEQMEAWNRDGYLGPLDVLDPEESASLREYFDALLAETMAAGKDSYSISSAHLKHARVWELLQHPKLVGYVSDLLGENVIGWGSHFFCKMPGDGKRVDWHQDASYWPLTPTKAVTVWLAIDDADLGNGGMEVYTGSHQHGLIDFDMTDSDSGNVLDQVVSEPEKYGKHRFTPVHAGQVSIHSDLLVHGSAPNQSDRRRCGLTLRYCPADVTAYLGWEKKGVIVSGTASPDKWPGAQRPSSLL from the coding sequence ATGAACGAAACCGGATCCCCCTCGGACGCTGCGTTTGCGATCATTCCAGATCGAGAGTCGATTGAAACGGTTCCACGCGAGATCCGTTTCTTTCCCACTGAGAACGCGTCGCCTCAGTTGCTGAGCCCTGAGCAAATGGAAGCTTGGAACCGGGACGGCTATTTGGGGCCACTGGATGTCTTGGACCCGGAGGAGTCCGCTTCGCTGCGTGAATACTTCGACGCGTTGTTGGCTGAGACCATGGCTGCCGGGAAGGACAGCTACTCGATCAGCAGCGCCCATCTGAAACACGCTCGCGTGTGGGAATTGTTGCAGCATCCGAAGTTGGTCGGCTATGTCTCGGATTTGCTTGGCGAAAATGTGATCGGTTGGGGATCGCACTTTTTCTGCAAGATGCCCGGGGACGGCAAGCGAGTCGATTGGCACCAGGACGCCAGTTACTGGCCGTTGACCCCGACGAAGGCAGTCACGGTTTGGTTGGCGATCGACGATGCTGATTTGGGCAATGGTGGGATGGAGGTCTACACGGGGTCCCACCAGCATGGATTGATTGACTTTGACATGACGGACTCTGATTCCGGCAACGTCTTGGACCAAGTTGTGAGCGAACCTGAAAAGTACGGGAAGCACCGTTTCACACCGGTTCACGCGGGGCAGGTGTCGATTCACAGCGACCTGCTGGTTCACGGGTCGGCTCCCAATCAGAGCGATCGCAGGCGATGTGGTTTGACGCTGCGATACTGCCCCGCCGATGTCACGGCGTACTTGGGCTGGGAGAAGAAAGGGGTGATCGTGTCAGGAACGGCCTCCCCAGACAAATGGCCAGGTGCTCAGCGTCCCAGTTCCCTGCTCTGA
- a CDS encoding TadE family protein, producing MPAPTSSPRDGTVPGRRTRRSRSGVATVEFAVCLPVLILLVFGSIEASSMIFLKQSLNVAAYESTREAIRDGRSNADAAARARAVLDSRGIIGYQITFPNGESLDADRAAEVVTSVSASSATNSPLLGRFLTDRQLTVNTVMLKQ from the coding sequence ATGCCTGCACCCACCTCCAGCCCGCGGGACGGAACCGTCCCTGGCCGACGAACTCGTCGCAGCCGATCCGGTGTGGCAACGGTTGAGTTTGCCGTTTGCTTGCCGGTCCTGATCCTTTTGGTTTTCGGTTCGATCGAAGCTTCCAGCATGATCTTCCTGAAACAGTCACTCAACGTGGCGGCGTACGAGTCCACGCGAGAAGCGATTCGCGACGGCCGCAGCAACGCCGACGCCGCCGCTCGCGCCCGAGCAGTCCTCGATTCCCGCGGCATCATTGGCTACCAGATCACGTTTCCCAACGGGGAATCGCTGGACGCGGACCGAGCCGCCGAAGTCGTGACATCGGTGTCCGCTTCGAGTGCCACGAACAGTCCCCTGCTGGGCCGATTCCTCACCGATCGTCAACTCACCGTCAACACGGTGATGCTGAAGCAGTGA
- a CDS encoding sulfatase-like hydrolase/transferase, with protein sequence MSLRLGGWLCGIVMMVGGTLLGQSVYGDEVDRPNVILVMADDLGYAQTGYFQHPLLKTPELDRLAAGGLRLDRFYAASAVCSPTRASVLTGRSPERTGVPSHGHALRHQERSIATAIRKAGYVTGHFGKWHLNGLRGPGVPILGEDRFHPGRFGFDVWLSVTNFFDRDPLMSRRGKFEAFEGDSSEVIVEEALDFASRSARSQQPFFAVVWYGTPHSPFVASAEDMQALFDAGKDKDEKAKLQQIVDGMDEESRNHYGELVAMDRSLGTLRAGLERLRVLDNTLIWFCSDNGGLPRIEPSTTAPLRGNKSQLYEGGLRVPCVLHWPDQIQPGRVSRYPGCTTDIAPTLVELLDLPGDSLTTPVDGISLLPVLQGDGETAMVRREKPMGFRFRGASTVVDNAWKLIRETRKKKGQSVVSEQLFQLDDDIAESKDVADAHPEIASRLSEWLAEWNASVDNSVAGLDYPEQRVDPDHPESKYWSSDSRYEAFFEEWRERPEYRSFLKIRLAK encoded by the coding sequence ATGTCGTTGAGATTGGGCGGATGGTTGTGTGGCATCGTGATGATGGTCGGTGGCACGTTGCTGGGGCAAAGTGTCTATGGCGATGAGGTCGATCGTCCCAATGTGATCTTGGTGATGGCGGACGATTTGGGGTATGCGCAGACGGGATACTTTCAGCATCCGTTGCTGAAGACGCCTGAACTGGATCGCTTAGCCGCTGGCGGTTTGCGTTTGGATCGGTTCTACGCGGCCTCCGCGGTTTGTTCGCCGACCCGAGCGAGTGTTTTGACGGGGCGGTCACCCGAGCGGACCGGTGTCCCTTCGCATGGTCACGCACTGCGACATCAGGAACGATCAATTGCGACTGCAATTCGGAAGGCGGGCTATGTCACCGGGCACTTTGGAAAGTGGCATCTGAATGGTCTTCGCGGACCGGGAGTTCCAATCCTAGGCGAGGATCGCTTTCATCCCGGTCGGTTTGGGTTTGATGTGTGGTTGTCGGTGACCAACTTCTTCGATCGCGATCCGTTGATGAGTCGGCGGGGCAAGTTTGAAGCCTTCGAAGGCGACTCGTCCGAAGTGATCGTGGAAGAAGCGTTGGATTTCGCGTCTCGATCAGCACGGTCTCAACAACCGTTCTTCGCAGTGGTTTGGTATGGCACCCCGCACAGTCCGTTTGTGGCATCCGCGGAGGACATGCAAGCCTTGTTCGATGCGGGCAAGGACAAAGATGAAAAGGCCAAGTTGCAGCAGATTGTCGATGGCATGGATGAGGAGTCTCGCAATCACTATGGCGAGCTGGTGGCCATGGACCGAAGTCTGGGAACTCTGCGAGCAGGGCTGGAACGGCTGCGAGTGTTGGACAACACATTGATTTGGTTCTGCAGCGACAACGGTGGTCTGCCCCGCATCGAACCATCGACGACGGCTCCGCTGCGGGGGAACAAGTCACAGTTGTACGAAGGTGGGCTGCGGGTGCCGTGTGTGTTGCACTGGCCTGATCAAATTCAACCCGGGCGTGTGAGCCGCTACCCAGGCTGCACGACCGACATTGCACCGACGTTGGTGGAGCTGCTGGATTTGCCTGGGGACTCATTGACCACACCGGTCGACGGAATCAGTTTGCTGCCAGTGCTTCAGGGCGATGGCGAGACCGCCATGGTTCGTCGTGAAAAGCCCATGGGGTTCCGTTTTCGTGGTGCTTCAACGGTCGTCGACAACGCGTGGAAGCTGATTCGCGAAACACGAAAGAAGAAGGGGCAATCGGTGGTCAGCGAACAGTTGTTTCAGCTGGACGATGACATTGCCGAGAGCAAGGACGTGGCGGATGCTCATCCGGAAATTGCTTCGCGTTTGAGCGAGTGGTTGGCGGAATGGAACGCGTCGGTCGACAACAGCGTGGCGGGGTTGGACTATCCCGAGCAACGTGTCGACCCGGACCATCCGGAATCGAAGTACTGGTCCAGCGATTCGCGATACGAAGCGTTCTTCGAAGAGTGGCGTGAGCGACCGGAGTATCGATCGTTCTTGAAGATTCGTTTGGCAAAGTGA
- a CDS encoding aminotransferase class V-fold PLP-dependent enzyme — MIRPDLEFLNHGSFGATPRCVLENQRHWQTLLEEDPIEFLAPERSLLPKLDVVRQTVAQQIHASPHDIAFVRNATEGVNAVVRSWPLQSGDEILVTNHGYNACINAVSQAADSAGASVVTANIPFPIRHPGEVVQAIEQSLTAKTTWMLIDHVTSPTGIVLPVAELIELAHSNNIRVMVDGAHAPGMLPLNLHELQPDYYTANHHKWWCGPKVSGFLYVDEDSQNEVLPSIISHGANTEGYGPSQFQSQFNWPGTFDPSPLLALPTAIDFLASLYPTDGPNRLAGLMQHNHEMVVAGRRVILEKLNLPEPAPESMLGSLATIPIPAWRNHSPDQVRAIKDTLRSKHHFELPVFRFDATNVCLRISAQAYNTLEQYERLADAVAELS, encoded by the coding sequence TTGATTCGGCCCGACCTGGAATTCCTCAACCACGGGTCCTTCGGCGCGACGCCCCGTTGCGTGCTCGAAAACCAACGGCACTGGCAAACTCTTTTGGAAGAAGACCCCATCGAGTTCTTGGCCCCGGAAAGGTCGCTGCTGCCCAAACTCGACGTCGTTCGCCAAACGGTTGCTCAACAGATTCACGCGTCTCCCCATGACATCGCGTTTGTTCGCAATGCCACCGAAGGAGTCAACGCCGTCGTGCGTTCGTGGCCATTGCAATCCGGCGATGAGATCCTGGTGACCAACCACGGCTACAACGCCTGCATCAACGCGGTCAGCCAAGCCGCTGATTCCGCCGGCGCTTCGGTGGTCACCGCGAACATTCCCTTCCCGATTCGCCATCCCGGGGAAGTGGTGCAGGCGATCGAGCAGAGCCTCACCGCCAAGACCACCTGGATGCTGATCGATCATGTGACCAGCCCCACCGGGATCGTCCTGCCAGTTGCGGAGCTGATTGAACTGGCACACTCCAACAACATTCGCGTGATGGTCGATGGGGCTCACGCCCCTGGCATGCTGCCGCTGAACCTCCATGAATTGCAACCCGACTACTACACCGCGAATCATCACAAGTGGTGGTGTGGGCCGAAGGTGTCGGGATTCCTTTACGTCGACGAAGACTCTCAAAACGAAGTCCTGCCATCAATCATCAGCCACGGTGCGAACACGGAAGGCTACGGACCAAGCCAATTCCAGAGTCAATTCAATTGGCCAGGAACCTTCGACCCGTCACCGTTGCTGGCCCTCCCCACCGCGATCGACTTTCTGGCAAGTTTGTACCCAACGGACGGCCCCAATCGGCTGGCTGGATTGATGCAACACAACCACGAAATGGTGGTGGCGGGTCGACGCGTGATTCTGGAGAAACTCAACCTTCCCGAGCCAGCCCCTGAATCCATGCTCGGCAGTCTCGCGACGATTCCGATACCGGCTTGGAGGAACCATTCGCCCGACCAAGTCCGAGCGATAAAAGATACATTGCGATCCAAACATCACTTCGAACTACCCGTGTTCCGGTTCGATGCAACGAATGTCTGCCTGCGAATCTCGGCGCAAGCCTACAACACGCTGGAACAATACGAACGCCTCGCCGATGCGGTGGCCGAACTCTCGTAG
- a CDS encoding vWA domain-containing protein has product MPPASTTKSTLSRKLRDRCVAFDLHRTRRAPQRHGAMLVLIAIMMFLFLIVVAFSIDIAQMHLARTELRASTDAAANAAATTLADTLDRNEAVRRGQQIAEANLVNGQPLLLAAGDFQFGRSERQVNGKYAFTSGQAPFNGVRVNGQRTTGSLSGPVPLFFGNVTGTSIFEPEAFATATYVERDITLVVDRSGSMGGSRFADLRDAIRIFTDMLATTPVDEQIGLASYNDRASEDVQLTENFVEITNAMDGLRTGGFTSISGGMQAGRAIALRGRPPEFVERTMIVMTDGRHNRGIEPRVVANDLAADGVTIHTITFGAGADFGRMQDVARIGGGRHFHATDGAQLREIYREIALTLGTVLTE; this is encoded by the coding sequence ATGCCTCCCGCCTCCACAACCAAGTCGACGCTGTCTCGCAAACTTCGTGATCGCTGCGTCGCTTTCGACCTCCATCGAACTCGCCGTGCACCGCAACGGCACGGAGCAATGTTGGTGCTGATCGCGATCATGATGTTCCTGTTCTTGATCGTTGTGGCTTTCTCGATCGACATCGCTCAGATGCACCTGGCTCGGACCGAACTACGTGCCTCCACCGATGCCGCCGCCAATGCCGCCGCCACCACATTGGCTGACACGCTGGATCGGAATGAAGCCGTTCGACGCGGTCAGCAAATCGCAGAAGCCAACTTGGTCAACGGACAACCCTTGCTGCTCGCAGCCGGCGACTTCCAGTTCGGTCGCTCCGAGCGTCAAGTGAACGGCAAGTATGCGTTCACTTCGGGTCAAGCTCCTTTCAACGGCGTTCGCGTCAACGGCCAACGCACCACCGGATCGTTGTCCGGCCCAGTGCCATTGTTCTTTGGCAACGTCACTGGCACCTCCATCTTTGAACCGGAAGCATTTGCGACGGCAACCTATGTCGAACGAGACATCACCTTGGTCGTTGACCGCAGTGGTTCGATGGGCGGCAGTCGATTCGCTGACCTCCGTGATGCCATTCGAATCTTCACCGACATGTTGGCAACCACACCGGTCGATGAACAAATCGGACTGGCGTCGTACAACGACCGAGCCAGCGAAGATGTGCAATTGACCGAAAACTTCGTCGAGATCACCAATGCCATGGACGGGTTGAGAACGGGTGGATTCACCAGCATTTCGGGTGGGATGCAAGCCGGACGGGCGATCGCCTTGCGTGGTCGACCTCCCGAGTTTGTCGAACGCACCATGATCGTGATGACCGATGGCCGCCACAACCGAGGCATTGAACCAAGGGTCGTGGCCAATGATCTCGCCGCGGATGGTGTCACCATCCACACCATCACCTTCGGAGCCGGCGCCGACTTCGGCCGCATGCAAGACGTCGCACGCATCGGAGGTGGTCGGCACTTCCACGCCACCGATGGCGCCCAGTTGCGTGAAATCTACCGAGAGATCGCCCTCACGTTGGGAACGGTCCTGACCGAGTGA
- a CDS encoding outer membrane protein assembly factor BamB family protein translates to MARSEFSAWCLMIGSAMLGTLTTVLLSGCQPPIPLNSVTLTAAAANEAIVVDVDSSKSDSGSAADVKEVMESGKEWPQWGGTRVRNNVPNAKNLPETWNIGKFDRRTGEWDGSKAENIRWFSSLGSQTYGNPVVAGGQVYVGTNNGNGYLERYPSNVDLGCLLAFDQEDGSFLWQHSSEKLITGRVHDWPLQGICCAPLVEGERLWFVTSRGEVRCLDTQGFHDNEDDGQVQNEVARVGDLPNSGEGSEFEDSLLSLNQGQLNDALTNVLTEAGSAPEGQVEIKTLAENKSWTATGKFGGVERTLAFKQLGPRISIFKTLSVEDKQDADVIWVFNMMDELGVSQHNMCSCSVTSYGDLLFVNTSNGLDESHINLPAPEAPSFICMNKNTGEVLWTDQSPGTNILHGQWSSPSVEVLGGVPQVLFCGGDGWLYSFKADGGKDGAGELLWKFDCNPKESKWILGGEGTRNNLIATPVAYDGWVYIAVGQDPEHGEGEGHLWCIDPTKRGDVSPQLAVKMEGDSREPIGHKRIQAVEPEKGEAAVDNPNSAVVWHYSLADQNEDGEIDFEEEMHRSCGTVAIKDDVLYIADFSGLVHCLDAKGNEDGTPIVHFTYDMFAQSWGSPLIADDKVYIGDEDGDVCVFEFGAENNEPIEEINMGTSVYSTAVAADETIFISTKDKLFAIGKPR, encoded by the coding sequence ATGGCTCGCTCTGAATTTTCTGCTTGGTGCTTGATGATCGGCTCCGCGATGCTGGGCACACTGACAACCGTTCTCTTGAGTGGGTGCCAGCCTCCCATTCCATTGAACTCCGTCACCCTGACGGCCGCCGCCGCCAATGAGGCCATCGTCGTCGACGTGGACTCATCGAAATCCGATTCAGGATCCGCGGCGGATGTGAAGGAAGTCATGGAATCCGGCAAAGAGTGGCCCCAATGGGGCGGCACCCGGGTTCGCAACAATGTTCCCAACGCAAAGAACTTGCCCGAGACCTGGAACATCGGCAAATTCGACCGTCGCACGGGCGAATGGGATGGATCCAAAGCAGAAAACATTCGCTGGTTCTCCAGCCTCGGCAGCCAAACCTACGGCAACCCCGTTGTCGCCGGTGGCCAAGTCTACGTCGGCACCAACAACGGCAACGGGTACCTGGAACGCTATCCCAGCAACGTTGACCTGGGCTGCTTGCTCGCATTCGACCAAGAAGACGGAAGCTTTCTCTGGCAGCACAGCAGCGAAAAGCTGATCACCGGTCGCGTTCACGATTGGCCTTTGCAAGGCATTTGCTGTGCCCCATTGGTTGAAGGCGAACGCCTGTGGTTCGTCACCAGTCGTGGCGAAGTCCGTTGCCTGGACACCCAAGGCTTCCACGACAACGAAGACGATGGCCAAGTTCAAAACGAAGTCGCTCGGGTCGGTGACCTTCCCAACAGCGGCGAAGGCAGCGAGTTTGAAGATTCACTTTTATCGCTCAACCAAGGTCAACTCAACGACGCTTTGACCAACGTCTTGACCGAGGCTGGAAGTGCTCCCGAAGGCCAGGTCGAGATCAAAACACTCGCCGAAAACAAATCCTGGACCGCCACCGGCAAGTTCGGTGGCGTCGAACGCACCCTGGCATTCAAACAACTCGGGCCTCGCATCTCGATCTTCAAAACCCTGTCGGTCGAAGACAAACAAGACGCCGATGTGATCTGGGTCTTCAACATGATGGATGAACTGGGCGTCAGCCAGCACAACATGTGCTCTTGCAGCGTCACCAGCTACGGCGATTTGTTGTTCGTGAACACCAGCAATGGTCTCGACGAATCCCACATCAACTTGCCCGCTCCTGAAGCTCCCAGCTTCATCTGCATGAACAAGAACACCGGTGAAGTCCTGTGGACCGATCAATCCCCCGGTACCAACATCCTTCACGGTCAATGGTCGTCGCCTTCCGTCGAAGTCCTGGGTGGTGTCCCACAAGTCTTGTTCTGCGGTGGAGACGGATGGCTCTACAGCTTCAAAGCAGATGGTGGAAAAGACGGTGCCGGCGAATTGCTTTGGAAATTTGACTGCAACCCCAAGGAATCCAAGTGGATCCTTGGTGGCGAAGGCACTCGCAACAATCTGATCGCCACCCCCGTCGCCTACGACGGATGGGTCTACATCGCGGTCGGCCAAGACCCTGAACACGGCGAAGGCGAAGGCCACCTGTGGTGCATCGACCCAACCAAACGGGGCGATGTTTCGCCGCAACTGGCAGTGAAGATGGAAGGTGACAGTCGCGAACCGATTGGGCACAAACGCATTCAAGCTGTCGAACCTGAGAAAGGTGAAGCCGCGGTCGACAACCCAAACTCGGCCGTTGTCTGGCACTATTCGCTGGCCGACCAAAATGAAGACGGTGAAATTGATTTCGAGGAAGAAATGCACCGCAGTTGCGGAACCGTCGCCATCAAAGACGACGTGCTCTACATCGCTGACTTCTCTGGGTTGGTCCACTGCTTGGATGCCAAGGGCAACGAAGACGGCACGCCGATCGTCCACTTCACTTACGACATGTTTGCCCAAAGCTGGGGCAGCCCGTTGATCGCCGATGACAAGGTCTACATCGGGGATGAAGACGGCGACGTGTGCGTCTTTGAATTCGGCGCTGAAAACAACGAACCCATCGAAGAAATCAACATGGGAACCAGCGTTTACAGCACGGCCGTCGCGGCAGATGAAACCATTTTCATCAGCACGAAAGACAAATTGTTCGCGATTGGAAAACCTCGCTGA
- a CDS encoding TadE/TadG family type IV pilus assembly protein: MHSPTHSRQPIAKPNPRQGAVAVEFAVVVPLLFLFFFAGFEFMRVAMVRHTIDNAVYEGARVGIIPGGTNAEIRTEATRILGTIGIDVFDLEVEPANITDATQDITVRVTVPLDRNTYVPANYFLGEEMQRELTMRREGR, encoded by the coding sequence ATGCACTCGCCGACTCACTCTCGCCAACCCATCGCCAAACCGAATCCTCGGCAAGGCGCCGTTGCGGTTGAATTCGCCGTTGTCGTGCCGCTGCTGTTTCTGTTCTTCTTCGCAGGTTTCGAATTCATGCGAGTGGCGATGGTGCGGCACACCATTGACAACGCAGTCTACGAAGGGGCTCGCGTGGGAATCATCCCCGGTGGCACCAACGCGGAAATCCGAACCGAAGCCACCCGGATCCTGGGCACCATCGGAATCGATGTCTTCGACCTGGAGGTGGAACCGGCCAACATCACCGACGCCACGCAAGACATCACCGTTCGCGTGACCGTGCCATTGGACCGCAACACCTACGTCCCCGCGAACTACTTTCTCGGCGAAGAAATGCAGCGAGAACTGACGATGCGTCGCGAAGGCCGCTAG
- the metF gene encoding methylenetetrahydrofolate reductase [NAD(P)H] has product MICLMTLASVYQSPDCAISFELFPPKNAEGVDLLCKNVERLMQFSPKYFTCTYGAGGSSRGTTLEVLQKVKQITNLPVASHLTCVGSTVEELEGYLKDAREIGVDYIVALRGDPPQGTTKFEVTEGGLKYANELVELIRGKFSDLGIAVAGYPETHQEAVDFQTDLVNLKRKVDAGADIVITQLFYDNDDFYRFRDACHAIGIEVPIVPGILPVTNFKQAKRIASMCKASIPAELETAMSEKDDAAHQFRVGVDHARQQTIDLLKHGVPGIHYYVLNKSEAAAELLDGLQLAGV; this is encoded by the coding sequence GTGATTTGTTTGATGACTCTGGCTTCTGTTTATCAGTCCCCCGATTGTGCGATTTCGTTTGAGCTGTTTCCGCCCAAGAATGCCGAGGGTGTGGATTTGCTCTGCAAGAACGTGGAACGGTTGATGCAGTTCAGCCCGAAGTACTTCACCTGCACCTACGGTGCGGGGGGATCGAGTCGTGGGACGACGTTGGAGGTCTTGCAGAAGGTCAAGCAGATCACCAACCTGCCGGTGGCCTCGCACCTGACCTGCGTTGGCTCGACGGTCGAAGAGTTGGAGGGATACCTCAAAGATGCTCGCGAGATCGGTGTCGATTACATCGTTGCGTTGCGCGGGGACCCGCCTCAAGGCACCACAAAGTTTGAGGTGACGGAGGGTGGTTTGAAGTACGCGAATGAGTTGGTCGAATTGATTCGAGGGAAGTTCAGCGATCTGGGGATCGCGGTGGCCGGCTATCCCGAAACGCACCAAGAAGCCGTCGATTTCCAAACGGATTTGGTGAACCTGAAGCGAAAGGTGGACGCGGGGGCCGACATCGTTATCACGCAGTTGTTCTACGACAACGACGATTTCTATCGGTTCCGGGACGCTTGCCACGCGATCGGGATCGAAGTGCCGATCGTTCCAGGCATCTTACCGGTGACGAACTTCAAACAGGCCAAACGGATTGCCTCCATGTGCAAGGCATCGATTCCGGCAGAGTTGGAAACGGCGATGTCGGAGAAGGATGACGCTGCTCATCAATTCCGGGTGGGCGTCGATCACGCTCGCCAGCAGACGATCGATTTGCTGAAGCATGGCGTTCCAGGAATCCACTACTACGTTCTGAACAAGAGCGAAGCGGCCGCCGAGTTGCTCGACGGTCTTCAGCTGGCAGGCGTTTGA
- a CDS encoding acyltransferase family protein has product MQATHLRLNQADSAESAPKNNNLLGLDAVRAWAAIGVVMLHACVPYSNPDVPGLTWATTDTPHSGLTALMWAIEIVIMPIFLVMAGFLAVRSMASRGPLATLKSRTRRLGWPFALAVLFLIPVDLYAWLLGWLADGVITPRQLRSLKFAEGQDEHLWGLSHLWFLQYLILYIAVLAGAWKWLQRLDPKRAFGIGMPLVIAVGVSVLCVRPEVVWGFQHAFLPVPSKWVYSGCAFAMGVLIAHADPDMQGLTRFAGRAWCPSAMICAAATMLGIWVLEQPTVSDTEQASAFPVAIGSSTWLCLALLTVVGATGVAFSLIGLACQRVKRLDPITQQLATASFAIYLLHHPVLVLVHIAVKHGLPSASPLLKMSLSTLIAVCIPVGMHFVFRRIMARRQAKQIERIDQDRPSILSMPTSSGTSQTEQRLAG; this is encoded by the coding sequence ATGCAAGCGACCCATCTTCGACTGAATCAAGCCGATTCTGCCGAGTCGGCTCCCAAGAATAACAATCTGCTCGGTTTGGATGCCGTGCGGGCGTGGGCAGCCATCGGCGTTGTGATGTTGCATGCCTGTGTGCCTTATTCCAATCCGGACGTTCCAGGGCTGACTTGGGCCACCACCGATACACCGCACTCGGGGCTGACTGCGCTGATGTGGGCCATCGAGATTGTCATCATGCCAATTTTCTTGGTGATGGCTGGGTTCTTGGCCGTTCGAAGCATGGCCTCGCGAGGTCCATTGGCCACGCTGAAATCCAGAACACGACGATTGGGTTGGCCGTTTGCGTTGGCGGTTCTGTTTTTGATCCCCGTCGACCTCTACGCGTGGTTGTTGGGGTGGTTGGCCGATGGCGTGATCACGCCTCGCCAATTGCGATCGTTGAAGTTCGCGGAGGGACAAGACGAGCACCTTTGGGGACTGTCTCATCTGTGGTTCCTGCAGTACTTGATCCTCTACATTGCCGTTCTAGCGGGTGCTTGGAAGTGGCTGCAGCGGTTGGATCCGAAGCGTGCCTTTGGGATCGGCATGCCGTTGGTGATCGCGGTGGGTGTGTCAGTGCTTTGTGTTCGCCCCGAAGTCGTTTGGGGATTCCAGCACGCGTTCTTGCCGGTTCCTTCCAAGTGGGTGTACAGCGGGTGCGCCTTTGCCATGGGAGTGTTGATCGCGCACGCTGATCCTGACATGCAAGGTTTGACTCGGTTTGCCGGTCGAGCTTGGTGCCCCAGTGCGATGATTTGCGCCGCTGCCACGATGCTGGGGATCTGGGTGCTGGAACAGCCAACGGTCAGTGACACCGAGCAAGCCTCCGCTTTCCCGGTTGCGATCGGTTCCTCAACTTGGTTGTGCCTCGCATTGTTGACCGTTGTGGGTGCCACGGGGGTTGCGTTTTCATTGATTGGATTGGCGTGCCAAAGGGTGAAGCGACTGGACCCGATCACTCAGCAATTGGCGACCGCTTCCTTTGCAATCTACTTGTTGCATCATCCCGTGCTGGTGCTCGTGCACATCGCGGTCAAGCATGGGCTGCCGTCGGCGTCGCCGTTGTTGAAGATGTCTTTGTCGACGCTCATTGCGGTTTGCATTCCGGTTGGCATGCACTTCGTCTTTCGCCGCATCATGGCTCGTCGTCAGGCCAAGCAGATCGAACGAATCGATCAGGACAGGCCTTCGATTCTGTCGATGCCCACGTCTTCTGGTACCTCACAAACCGAGCAACGTTTGGCAGGCTAG